In Desulfobacter hydrogenophilus, the genomic stretch AGGGCCGAGAGGGCCTCGACCGTGGTATTGCCAACAGCAATCTCCAGATCGGGGCCGGGATTTTTCTGTTCTATATAGTGGGTATCTTCATTCCAGGTGATACCGGTCATCAGGGCGTTATACAGCGTGCGGGTCGGAACATCCTTGCTGCCATCATCGTCGAAGACCCATTTGTACAAGGCTTTGATATGGGCGGTTTTTTGCGCATGATCTGCCTCTGCAGTGTAGCTGATGCGTATCATCGGGTCTTCCGAGGCATCGGCGTGCCATCCGCTTAACATATAGGATATTCGGGTGCTGTCCGGCGGGTAGTCGGTGGGGTCAAGATCCTCCAGCGTATCCCAGAAGCCGAAGACGTTTGGGCAGAATTCATAGGCCGCCGCATAGGTCGGTTCCCCGAAACCCAGGGCCGTCAGGGAACCGCGCTCCGCGCCGGGGTCCTCAGACCAGGTGTCAAAGGGAAAGGCACAGCCCATTGTCTTTGACGACTTATTGTTTTCGGTGCTGGGATTGGGTTGGATCGGTACGTCGAGGCTCTTCCGGTTTTGTTTGTTCAACGGGACCGAATCACCACTCTTGTCCCACAGACGGTCGCTTTCTATGACCCAGGCCTTGAGGTCGCTGGTGGGCTGTTCCGAATCGGCACTATTGGTGGCGATGCGTACCACCAGCCAGCGATTGGGTGCAGGTGGAAACTCGATACTGCCGTTGTCTTCCGCTTGAGCACCGTGGGCTATGGCATCGGGAAGGGCCCAGTGCAGGTGTATGCCCACATCCAGCGGGTCCGAGACCGGTTGAAAGCTCTCCGCCACGACCTGGTTGCTTATATAGGGACCCTGGTTATGGGCGGTGCCGTCTGCGGCATAGGGCAGTAAGGAAAAATCCGGTGCCAGGCGTGAGAAGTCCTTGGTGCCATAAGGGCTCTGTACCGACCCGTTAACATCCGTATTCCCCACACAAAGGGCGGCCAGATCCACCGGTACTATAAGGGTGTTTGAGAGAGTGCTCATACAGGTGATAGCCTCCGTTTATTTTATTGGCTTCCATTGCTCTGGAACTCGACTTCCTGTGTTCCTTCAACCATCTCAAGTGCGAACTCGGCCGATGTAAACGGTAGCTTTGAGCCGTCTGGGGCATTGTTCGCCTGGTTGGCGTAAAGTGTGGTGGCGGTATTGGCGGCAAGTTGGTTGAGCTTAAGAGTTCTGTTGCCTTTATCCCGGAAAGTAGGGGGCACGGGTTCAACCGCCATCTGATCACCGGGTTTGGTTCCGGCCGGGGCGTCGGCCGGCACCGTGACGTAACGGAGATTTTTTTCTCCGTTGATGTCGATTCCGAAGTGCAGTCCCACGGCAGGTTCTCGCAGTAGTAGGTGATCTATCTTTCCTTCCACGAGATAGAGCAGCAGGGAGGGAGAGATATGTTCCATCCGAAGTACATTGGTCAGCTCCGTGCCGTCCTGGCCATAGGCCACGACTTCCAGCTTGGGCCAGCCTGAGACGACCTGTGAACGCAGGAGGAAGCCTGTTACCTGGGTCGGGGCTGAGATATTCCCGGTCGCCCCGGTCATTCCGCAGGCAGCATGCAGTTTTGCCGTCAGCAGGGCGGCGTGCCGGGCTTCGGTTTCGTTAGCATGGCCAATGCTGCAGGCACCTTCGAGAAGAGCATCTATCCAGTTGAAGTCGACCTGGAAAAAACGGATCGACTCGTTGGGGAGCATCTTTTCATTCGGTACCAGGTAATTGAACGGGACACCATACAGGCGCTTCAGGCGATTGAGCCATGCCGTCAACTGTTCGGTCGGTTCCGTGTCGGCCAGGGCCTTGGCCAGCCTGGCCGGATCCGAGATGAACTGCAGGTAATGTGTATGCTTGGATTTTTTTTGGCTTAATCGCGGCACGACCTAGTCTCCTTCCCGGAATGTATTTCCCTGTGGTGTGTTGAACGCTGTAGGGGTTATATCAGGCATCATCTCGGCCGGTGGGGACTGCCGGCCTGTCGGAGGATCATTGTCTTCCGGTGGTTCCTTTATCAAATACGGCTTGAGCCTGGTTTTGATGAATTTCGCCACGGCGTGATGCATAACCAACGGGTCATCTCTATGCGCCTTTGCCGTAAGCCCCAGTGTCTCCCCTACTCCCTGTTCGAGCAGTTGCCGTTCGAATTCCATCACCGTGGCAAGGGTGCAGGAGCGTTTCCAGTTGTACAGGGCGACGGAGAAGCCTTTGTCCTGAAGGGCAAGCAGCCGGCCTATCTGCCAGGCCGAGGCATAGGAAATATCCATCATGCCGGTTTCCGGGTTATACCTGACCGCCTCATCGGCCGTCTGAATCGGCATGTCCGTGGGATCACCATTCGGCACCGGCACGAAAATGGTCGGTGGCACCTCAAATGGAACAAAGGGTCCGCGGTACCAGGAGACCGTCTTGCAGCCCTGACGCGTATGGTGGTTCATTGCCGTATAGCCCATTTTTAGGCCATTGGCGACGTAGCTGTCGGCCTCGGTGTCACTTGGGTTGGGATTATTTATGGCGAATACCCTGAGACCGTCTTCCTTGTCCAGATCCATCAGCAACCCGGTAAAAGTCTCTTTCGGGTCCACCGAGGTGTAGCTCCAGCTTTTCAGTGAGACCAGCCTTACCATTTCCGCAGCGCTTCCGTCGGCAAGCTTGATGTCGGCCGGTGTGTAATCGTCTCCGCTCGGGAGGTAGGGAGCCATGTTTTCCAACGAAACGAGGTGAACCGTACACTTGGTATTTGGCTCGGGAAGGCGGTTGCCGACCACCACAGCGCTCTCCACGGAGATGTCGTCAGTCTCCGCCATGCCCATCCTGGCAGGCTGTTCCGGGGTGACGCTTCTGGCGTGCGTGAGCCAGGGAAGGTCGACAAGCCCCGGTACGATATTGTTGAAGAGGGATACCGGAATATCGATGGCCATGCAGGGGTCATACATCAGTTCGCTGTATTCCAGGCTGATATCCAGGTAGGATACGGCCGTACCCGGCAGTGTACTGTCCTGGTTTGCACCACCTTCTTCGTGGGGGAAGGGAGACCTTTGCAGGTCTCCGACCATGATATTTTGGATTTCAGGGATCGGGTCATTTTCATCGAAGAGCAGGAGTGCAAGCCATGAGCTGTCAGCCTGGTCATGCGCTGTACGTTCCCAGGGCAGTGTTTTGCGGCTGAAGACGATATGCGGCAGGACATTTTCATACTCACCCTGGCTGTTGGAGGGCGGAAAGACACTTTCTATCTCTGTCGAGTCGATGGAGAAACGCTCACCACGTACCTGGAACCGTTTTGTATTCGTATAGGCTTCATTGATGGCAGCGGCTGGTGACGGCGCGGCATTCTTGTTCTGCAGTTTCTGCTCGACGGTAATGACGTACTCTCCATCAAGCAGCGGTGGCTGATGGTTATTGATAAAAGTTATCTTCCCTTTCTCAAGTGGCGGGTTTGCATTGCCCATGATGTATCCTTTTCTTGTTGTTCCTTCGGTCTTTGCTCGAAATGCCATCAGGCAGCGCGCTCTTCTCCCAGGTAACTCAGTACCGGTGGCCCCCAGAGCACCGTATCGGCCGATTCGGCGAGTGCATCCACATCAACCGTGGTGTCGAGGTCCAGTCCACAGGCATTCAGCGCATTTAGAATATTGCTACGCGTGTCGCTAGCTGCCTTGAGTGAGTTTTGGAAGGTTTGCATGGATTTGCTCTGATCAAAGCTGTCTGTCGTCGGTATGATCGGGCTCATCCATTTGAACTTGATCGTACCTTCACATTCCTGCTGCAGAATCGATAAGGCTATCGGTAATGGTGTGTGATCCGGCTCCTTTGGTTTCATCTTGATCGAGTAGCCGACCACCAGGTTTTCTATCTTGGCGGGTGTCTTGTTAACGTCGTTGATGCTCGGATTGATGATTAGCTTGCCGCCCCAGGTGCCGCTCGGCAGGTTGGATGTTACCGGCACAATCGTGGCGTGATCCGCCAGGTTAAAGCTTGTGTCGGCTGCGCCATCAACTATCCGGTTGACGGTGATGGTGTGATCGGATGCAAAGTCCTCAATGCCAATACCCACCGGGCCCACACCAAAATCCGAGCTACCCACGTGTAGATTGCTTTGTTTGTCACCGGCTGAAATCAGTTTGGCGGTTTTGGTGGGCAGGGCAGTCATGGTCACCAGTTCCAGCGTCTCGGCATTCACTACCCAGTCGGGGTCATTCGGTGAGGCTTTGGAGGTGCTCAGGTCCTTTACCAGGCCCGCCGAGACGGAGGACAGGCAGTAGCTGTCCGTCTCGATAGCTGAGTTGGTATCCAAATCAAGCAGGGTATTGGTCGCTTGGTTTACCGGCAGGAAGGAAGTCTTGAAATCACTCCATGAGATTGCCTTGGCCGAGGGTTTTGATGTGTTGCCTATGTTGACCGTAAAGGAGATTATGGTGAGATCCACATAGATCTTGCCACCGAACGATGGCCCCCAGAGCGACAAGTCCACACCGAGATGGACCGATATCGTCTTACTGGTGAAGAGGAGATCGAGTTTATAGGAGACACCGATACTAAGCCCGATGCCTGCCTCGTAATGAAAGGGCTTCCACGGCAACAGGAAATCGGCATGTGCGGTAAACCAGGCCTTGAGGTCACCGCTGTGCCAGGCCGCCTCCAGCATTCCTCCGGCCATCAAGGCCGATGGCGTCATGGCGAAGTAGATACCACCCTTGATCGTGGTATGGCTGTCTACCTGCCAGTTGAGCCCGAGCAGTGGTTCGGTCGGGAAGTATTTTGGTTTCTTGTAGGCCGGGTTGTAGCCACCGAGTGTGACCACGAAATCACCGGCATGATAGCTGTCGGCATCCCCATCCGGGTTGTCCTTAAACCACATAAAGAAGGCGAAGCCCCCGGTAAGGTGGCAGTCGCAGGTCAGGATATATGAGGCCGGTGTCAGTTTGGCCGAGACCTCCAGGATGCCGGTATACGGGGAGAAGGTGACCTTGAGGGCCATCTCTACATAGCCTATGGGGGGCACGCCTTCACCGACATTGGGTGGCAGACTTGCGTTGGTCAGGCCCAGCAGCGCGAGCTTGAAGTCGGTCCCTATGGCGACCGTGACCAGGGCAAATGAGTTCAATACCTTGAAGGATGAAAATTTGATACCCGCCGCTATCCAGTATTCACCAACCTTTGGCGGGATGTCGGCCGCCAGAGATCCCAGCACCTGATCGATCTGCTCGGCAATATTACCGGAGGGGTTCATGCCGGGTGTGTTGGTTCCCATGGCCCACTCGACCAGTGGAAAGGAGGCGACGCCGTCAATATCCGGAATCATAAGATCGCGGTTAAAGCCCACACCGCCGGCCAGCCCGTCCAGGAAGAAGTAGGGATAGCCGAACAGGGGGCGGTCGATCGCCAGGTACATGAAGAAGGACGGGTTATAACCCTTCTGGGCATAGCCGCCCAGTGCACCCACGGTCATCGAAGGCATTTCGACCATCAGTGCGCCATCAAAATTAAGCGGGGCAATCGAGCCATAGAGTCCACCACTGATTGCCAGTGGGCCCTCGGCCACCGTGATGGTTAGGCCATCCAGGGTGGCCGCCGGGTCAAATTTGTTGATTTTCGAACCGATGCCGACACCGAGAAGCCCGATGGTCAGCACCTGTGCGGTGAGCGTGATGTCACCGACGGCAAATAACCTGGTGTCCTTATACTCCAGGCCTATTTTTTGTATGCCGACGGGGCCAAACTGCTTCTGCACATTCATCCACAAGGTCACGGGCGGGGTTGATGAAGATGCGGGTGCAGTGACCGGAAGCATGTTTGTTTCGGCTTCGATTATTTCCTGCTCAGAAGATCCGCCGGTGGGTATGGTGAGTGAGAGTGTCTTGTTCTTATCACCCAACTGCAGATTGGTTGAGATGAGCACACCTTCAGCCAGGCCATCTTTGGGAAGCTTGATCAGCCCTGTTGGGAGAAGCGGATTCACCAGCGCCACCTGATCCTTGTCAAAGCCTGGATTCGAGTATGCAAACTGCAGTTCGTTGAACTCGACCGTGGCGTCTTTGGGCAGCTTGTCCCCAATCAGTGGCAGGCTGGTCAGGCCGATGGAAGCGCCCAGCTCGACGCCAAACAGGAAGTGTTTTACTTTTTTCTTTGTTTCCTTATCTTCCTCTTCAAGGAAGGCAAACTTGACGGCCTTGAGACCAATGGAGATATCTTCAGGGATGGGGCTGGCAAGCTCTTTTGAGACCCCGGCAATCAGATCCTTGAGCCTGACCTCGGAATCCTTTCCCGTATGTTGATAGTCGGCAATAAATATATCAATGCCGCCACTTTGGGTATTGAATTTAATGTCAAATTCCAGGTTGGCGAATTTGACCGAGCCGGCGAAGGTTGCACTGTAACCCGCGTTGCCGACAATGGTGCTTTCCAGCCGTTCGTCACCGTTCTTGGTGTGGGTGATGTCGATACTGAAAGTGACTTCCACCGGCTTTTTGTAAATCGTAAAGTAACCGGTGCAGTTAAAGGTAAAGTCTCCGCTTGATGTATTGTATTGCGTTGAGAGGGTTCTGATTTTCAAGCTGCTTATCGGCTTGGGAACCTCCGTTATGCCAAATACGTTTCCCCAATAGGTTATGATTGAACCGATAGGGATGTTCTCGGCATCCCCGCAGAGCGTTAAACCACCGCCTTCACCATCATATTTTGCTTCGAGGAAAAGTGTGGTTTTGTCGTCAATGACGATGGTTCCATAGAAGTTACCGTCAATATTTGTGACGGCTTCGCCGCTTGGCTTGGCGACCGACACCTTGGCGGTAAGGTCATTTAGTTTCAAAGTGCAGCCGGCATATAGTTGAGCCTGCATGTCAAAGCTGTAGGTGTTGGACGATAGGTAAACCATGACGCCAAGCCGATTGATGACCACCTCGGGAAAGCCGGATGGCAGCGTGACATTGAAGTGCTTGAACAGATCCGATATGTTGACGCTCTTACCTTCCTGCAGCCGCCCCCATACAATCAAGTCATCAGGCGCAAAATGGGCACCGATATCGACCGGTACCGTTTCAATATAAAACTGGGCCTCCAGCTCTACGTAGCTATTCGTTGACTCCAGAAAGTCGACCATGAATTTCAGTTGCACGCCACCGCGCTGGACATAGATGACGTCAAGAACTGACCAAGGCTCCGAATACTCGATAATAAGATAGGTGTAGCTCAGCTTACCCGCCGATGGATTGAAGGCGAGCTCAAAATCGCTCATGCCGAATTTGGCAAGCGTGTTGAGTGGTGGCGGCAGGTAGTCTGACAGATTCATCCCACATGCAAGCGCGGAAAAGGCATCAACACTTAGCGGCTGTTTGTCGACAGTCCCGGTAATCGACCAATCGATATCGTTATAGGCCGGTATGTCCAGCTGCATGGGAAGGCTAAGGGGATGGTCCGATCCCACCACCAGGTCACCACCGACAAAGGCCGAATAAACCTCTGTCTCGGGGTCAGCTTGAAAACCGACTGTCATACCGGAAATCACGAAGTCAGGCAGGAGGTTCCACTTGGTGCCCGAGGGGGGAGTAGCGTTCATGCTCATGATGAAAGGCCCCGAAACCGTGTCCGGGATCTTGGGCGAAAACTCCAGACTGGCCGTCATGGAGGCAATGCCGAATAAGGTCGCATTTCCGACCACTGTGATGGTATGGGTAGCGTCATCCACGGAACTGCTTGTTACCGTGAGCGTGAAGGTAAGTGACAAGCCGCTAAGGCTATCCAGCATGTCTGGAACGATGTCTTTCGGCCCCACGGTAAACACGTCACCTGCCTTCAGTCCCGTGACAAGGTTTAAGAGTTCGGTATAGGTGGTCGTTTTTGCCATTGTTCTGCCTCCTCGTGAATCGTCTAAACCAGCGTCTTCGGAAATACGTGAAACGGGCAGTTGGCTACTCCGCAGGGAGGCGGAATGACGTTATTGCACATCAGAATATTTCCCCTCTGTCTCGGATTCTCGCCTGAATTGGGGCGGTTCTCAGCCGTGGCCGGCTCATCAAGTGCCCCCCTCGGTCCCCAGCCTCTGGCATGGTATGCATTTATCGCGGCAGCTCGTGGGTGGCCGTAGCAGTGAACCCCGTTCGGCCTGATGCCGTATGAATAGGCAATCTTGCCTATGATGGCATTGGGGGCGGCGGGTATTTGAGCGGCAATGATGTTGGTATCAGAACCATGGTGTGTGGCCGTTATCCAGCGAAGTCCTGCGATGGCTCCTACGCCGGGAATGCACTGGAAAGCGGCATCGCCTGGAAGCAAGGCACGTCTGTTGTTTATGTTGTCGACGTTAACAACCACGGCCAGCCCTGTATTGTTGAAGCCTACCGCCGGCGCCAAGGCAACACATTGGATGACGTGTACATTGCCGCCCAGCACGCCTGGAAGAGGGCCAGGCATGACATGGCGGTTCATCGGTGCGATACCACTGAAAACATTATTGGCAAAACCGCCAAATGCCTGGTTGGGAACCACCCAGTGTCGATTTCTTAGTGCTGCGGCATTGTTGGAGAAATGGGCCATGGTGTAATGATCCCAGTGCCAGTGTGTCAGTATTACTGGCGGATTGTTTGCCAGGCAGGGACCAGGATTACAAATGCCGACGAAGCCGGTAACCGGGTTGGCGGGTGGCATACTATTGAAATTGGCAAACATCGGAAGGCCGACATCGACATAGAACTGGGGCACGCCGTTATCGTTGTATACCAGATTGCAACCGCCTGCGCCTACATCCATCACGCCGATTTCATCACATTGCATATGTGCAAGCATATTCATTATTGCCTTCACAGATATCTTGCCCCTGGCCCTGAACCTTCTGCTGAGCTTTCTGGATTTCTTGATGCCAAGAAATTTTCCGCACGCCTTGGTTTTGTAAGGTGATGAGGAACTTTTTCTTAAACGAAGCCGTAGGGCAGGATTCCCCTTGCCGAGCGTGATCATGTACCAATCACCCTCCTTGATGTCGTCGACATCCCTAGACAGGTTCTTGGCAATGTCGTCAGGAGATGCATCCTCGAAGACGAGGAGGGTGGCGGGTGATGCAGGCGGTTGAGATCTGACCGTACTCTTCAACCCCAATACAGCGACATCCATCCATTCCTTGGGAACCAGCTCAAACTGGACAGACCACTGCGCCTGGTAACTGACATCCTCTATCTTGGTAAGAAACCCGTAATACTGCTCGGTAGGAGAGTCTTC encodes the following:
- a CDS encoding DUF6603 domain-containing protein, with product MAKTTTYTELLNLVTGLKAGDVFTVGPKDIVPDMLDSLSGLSLTFTLTVTSSSVDDATHTITVVGNATLFGIASMTASLEFSPKIPDTVSGPFIMSMNATPPSGTKWNLLPDFVISGMTVGFQADPETEVYSAFVGGDLVVGSDHPLSLPMQLDIPAYNDIDWSITGTVDKQPLSVDAFSALACGMNLSDYLPPPLNTLAKFGMSDFELAFNPSAGKLSYTYLIIEYSEPWSVLDVIYVQRGGVQLKFMVDFLESTNSYVELEAQFYIETVPVDIGAHFAPDDLIVWGRLQEGKSVNISDLFKHFNVTLPSGFPEVVINRLGVMVYLSSNTYSFDMQAQLYAGCTLKLNDLTAKVSVAKPSGEAVTNIDGNFYGTIVIDDKTTLFLEAKYDGEGGGLTLCGDAENIPIGSIITYWGNVFGITEVPKPISSLKIRTLSTQYNTSSGDFTFNCTGYFTIYKKPVEVTFSIDITHTKNGDERLESTIVGNAGYSATFAGSVKFANLEFDIKFNTQSGGIDIFIADYQHTGKDSEVRLKDLIAGVSKELASPIPEDISIGLKAVKFAFLEEEDKETKKKVKHFLFGVELGASIGLTSLPLIGDKLPKDATVEFNELQFAYSNPGFDKDQVALVNPLLPTGLIKLPKDGLAEGVLISTNLQLGDKNKTLSLTIPTGGSSEQEIIEAETNMLPVTAPASSSTPPVTLWMNVQKQFGPVGIQKIGLEYKDTRLFAVGDITLTAQVLTIGLLGVGIGSKINKFDPAATLDGLTITVAEGPLAISGGLYGSIAPLNFDGALMVEMPSMTVGALGGYAQKGYNPSFFMYLAIDRPLFGYPYFFLDGLAGGVGFNRDLMIPDIDGVASFPLVEWAMGTNTPGMNPSGNIAEQIDQVLGSLAADIPPKVGEYWIAAGIKFSSFKVLNSFALVTVAIGTDFKLALLGLTNASLPPNVGEGVPPIGYVEMALKVTFSPYTGILEVSAKLTPASYILTCDCHLTGGFAFFMWFKDNPDGDADSYHAGDFVVTLGGYNPAYKKPKYFPTEPLLGLNWQVDSHTTIKGGIYFAMTPSALMAGGMLEAAWHSGDLKAWFTAHADFLLPWKPFHYEAGIGLSIGVSYKLDLLFTSKTISVHLGVDLSLWGPSFGGKIYVDLTIISFTVNIGNTSKPSAKAISWSDFKTSFLPVNQATNTLLDLDTNSAIETDSYCLSSVSAGLVKDLSTSKASPNDPDWVVNAETLELVTMTALPTKTAKLISAGDKQSNLHVGSSDFGVGPVGIGIEDFASDHTITVNRIVDGAADTSFNLADHATIVPVTSNLPSGTWGGKLIINPSINDVNKTPAKIENLVVGYSIKMKPKEPDHTPLPIALSILQQECEGTIKFKWMSPIIPTTDSFDQSKSMQTFQNSLKAASDTRSNILNALNACGLDLDTTVDVDALAESADTVLWGPPVLSYLGEERAA